ACTAATAAGATCTCCTTTAGCTTCGTAGAAAAGATTACTTTGAGATAAAACTAGTGCGTTCCCATTAAACGGAAATGCTACTATGATGAACGGGAACGAGAATCCCATCAGTGCTAGCATTGTTAGAACAGTTTTTCTGTGACCCAATCTTCCGATGAATCAACCTGCTACGAATGAACCTACTCCTCTAAAGAAGGTAATTGTCCAGTTAGTTGCAGCTGTTGCAATTGAACCTGGGTTCTTAAAGAAGAATGATTGAGATCATCCAGCTCGTATATCATTACCATCTGGGTTAAACGTGAAATTACCAGCTACTTGGTCGATTAAAAACCAGTTAACAACAAACAAGAAATACCCGAACAGGATAATCATCCAGGTAATAAATAGTTCCTTATCTGTTACTTTACTAATCTTTTCAAGTTTCTGCTCACGCGTCAATCCTGATTTTAAACTAAGTTTCATATTTAAATTTTGATTGTTAAATTAACATTTGCTAATTCTGTCTGTACGACATAATTAGTCAATAAAAACGCTGAAATTTATCTATTAAATGTAAATAGTTGTTGATCTAATATGCAAATTTAAACGAAGTTATTTTGTCATTAGTTCAATATTTTAAGTGTAGATATTTTCCTTACAAAAAATACTAAACTACAATTATATTTTATAAATTTATAAAGCCTATTGTTAATTTTCTTAAAAATATTAATCTATTTTTATACTTAAAAGTCGGACTTTATATAACTAAAACACCCATGAATAAATTTATCGTAGTAGGAGCAGGCCACGCTGGTCTAGAAGCTGCTTTTATACTTTCAAAGCTAAAAAATAAGGTTTATCTTTGTGTTTTAGACAGAAAATACGTAGCTAATTGTCCATGTAACCCTTCAGTAGGAGGTCCTGCTAAAGGAATTGTAACAAGAGAGATAGATGCTTTAGGTGGAATGCAAGCAGTAGCTGCTGATAGCGCTGCACTACAAAGAAAAATTTTAAATTCTTCAAAAGGACCAGGGGTTCAATGTTTACGATTTCAAATCGATAAGGTTCATTACAAAAAGTGATTCTTAGAACAAATAGATAATAACGAGAATATTGAACTAGTTGAAGGTGAAGTAACAGAAGTAATTAAGGATGGTGATACAGCTACTGGAGTAGTTATCAATGATGTTAAAAAAATAGAGGCAGATGCTGTAATAATAACTACAGGTACATATTTGAAATCGTTAACATTTAGCGGTAAAAACGTTAAAAACGAAGGTCCAGAAGGTTTTAAAAATTCTAATAATTTATCTGAGTGGTTTAAATTAAATGGCTTTGAATTAATTAGATTGAAAACTGGAACACCTCCAAGAATTAAAAAAGATTCAATCGATTATTCAGATCTGCAAATAGAACCAGGAAACGGAACAGATTTATATTTTTCGCACTGATCTAAAAATAAATATATTGATTACGAATTACCTTGTTATTTAATTCATACAACAGAAGAAATACATAAGATTATTAACGATAATTTACATTTATCTGCCATGTATTCGGGAAATATAACTGGTGTTGGTCCTAGATATTGTCCTAGTATTGAAGATAAAATAGTTAGATTTTCTAATAAACCAAGACATCAGATATTTATTGAGCCAGAATCTTTAGAACTTGATACTGTTTATTTAGGTGGTTTTTCTACTTCTTTAGATGTTTCTGTTCAAGATAAGATTATTCGTCTTTTACCTGGATTAAAAAATGCTGAGGTTATTAAGTATGGATATGCAATTGAATACGATGCAATAGATCCAATACAACTATATCCTTCTCTAGAATCTAAACTAATAAAAAACCTCTTTTTTGCCGGACAAATTAACGGAACTAGCGGTTATGAAGAAGCTGCTGGGCAAGGTTTAATAGCAGGTATAAATGCTAATCAGAAGGTTAAAAATAAAGAACCTTTAATCTTGTCTAGAGATGAATCATATATTGGAGTTATGATTGACGATATTGTAACTAAGGGGATATCTGATCCTTATCGTTTATTAACATCTCGTGCTGAATATAGATTATTATTAAGAAATGATAATGTTTTAGACAGATTATTAAAAAAAGGTTATGAAATTGGCACTATATCTAAAGAACAAATGGATTTGTATAACCAAAACCTAGAAAAGAAAAACAAGTTAATTGAATTATTAAAGGATAAAAAGGTAGGTAGGTATACGCTATTAAGAGCACATACTAACAACACTAATTTTTCTCTTTATGAATTTTTAAAACGTCCAGAAATCAAACTAGTAGATTTGTTAAATACGATCGAATTTGATTATAGTGAGTACGATATTGAACTATTAAAAAATGTCGAAATTACCGTAAAATATGAAGGTTATATAAAAAAAGAAATTAGAATTGTTAATTCGTTAAAGAACTTAGAAAACATTAAAATTCCTCAAGATATTGTTTATGATACAGTGCAAAATCTTTCGATCGAAGCGATTGATAAATTGAACAAAATAAGGCCACTGAATTTAGCTCAAGCGCAACGCATAAGTGGTATCAACTTAGCTGACATTATCTCTTTAAAAACTCATCTGGAACAAAATGCTTAAACTGATTAAAAATTCCTTAAAC
The Mycoplasma tullyi genome window above contains:
- the mnmG gene encoding tRNA uridine-5-carboxymethylaminomethyl(34) synthesis enzyme MnmG, with amino-acid sequence MNKFIVVGAGHAGLEAAFILSKLKNKVYLCVLDRKYVANCPCNPSVGGPAKGIVTREIDALGGMQAVAADSAALQRKILNSSKGPGVQCLRFQIDKVHYKKWFLEQIDNNENIELVEGEVTEVIKDGDTATGVVINDVKKIEADAVIITTGTYLKSLTFSGKNVKNEGPEGFKNSNNLSEWFKLNGFELIRLKTGTPPRIKKDSIDYSDLQIEPGNGTDLYFSHWSKNKYIDYELPCYLIHTTEEIHKIINDNLHLSAMYSGNITGVGPRYCPSIEDKIVRFSNKPRHQIFIEPESLELDTVYLGGFSTSLDVSVQDKIIRLLPGLKNAEVIKYGYAIEYDAIDPIQLYPSLESKLIKNLFFAGQINGTSGYEEAAGQGLIAGINANQKVKNKEPLILSRDESYIGVMIDDIVTKGISDPYRLLTSRAEYRLLLRNDNVLDRLLKKGYEIGTISKEQMDLYNQNLEKKNKLIELLKDKKVGRYTLLRAHTNNTNFSLYEFLKRPEIKLVDLLNTIEFDYSEYDIELLKNVEITVKYEGYIKKEIRIVNSLKNLENIKIPQDIVYDTVQNLSIEAIDKLNKIRPLNLAQAQRISGINLADIISLKTHLEQNA